A portion of the Halococcus hamelinensis 100A6 genome contains these proteins:
- a CDS encoding phage tail tape measure protein: MALFDNLESSLKLDASDYVREADKAERASKDVADATESMGDAAGNSAGGADRAKQAVGGLAAGASALAAGGLAKSIQAATSFESSMADVEKVTSKGIAEKLKGNFQSLAEEIPISQQELATLGEQAGKFGVKGAKNITKFVETVGQISSATDLAAGEAGTRFAKIAGAIGLPMGQIGKLGNATNSLADSMKTDAGEITDTANRAGITLSKRLGLSKQSVLGLSASMNEVSPSAQLAASGLKQAAEALLDPKKVGKIASALGMTKSEFIQLRDQSPQKAFDLVSKAMAKGGDRATALAKAVGKRPTRAFSALGQQVGRTHQAMKTASGQFKNGTSLAREMSIRTGTAAGKWQLFKNKLQNVAITTGDALLPVLLRVLDPISNAISLFGEWNSKLGGIPAVVALVATAIGGLAVAAGVFIGPLTTGVTMMGALAGAASALLSPLALIGTALGALLSPIGIVIAGVAALGAAFATDFGGIRTMAMQLVGILRGQFLTIWTQLKATILPILSQIAAAWDGQGSRVQSVASTLIENIGGRLVPIILRFGAMARRAIASVASFWNTHGSTILSIVRLLSTNLSEMLIQAMAAVSSALQGDFVQMRGAFQEFKTAALNIWNAIWPRLKQAAMAGLRMAWNWVKGPGVSLAKQALSFLATAAVAAFNFGKQHILPAVQSALRFAWNWVKGPGVQLAKQALSLLARGAVAAFKFGKQNLLPVVQRAIRFAWNWVKTSGVSLAKQALAFLGRQAIAAFTFAKENILPKVQTALTAAWTWLRTSGVQLGRQALTFLGNQAIAAFTFAKNKIVPKVSKALGAAWTWLRTTGLQKGKQALIFLGNQTIAAFSFAKKKIVPKVSKAIGAGWQWLRTKGLQKGKQALIFLGNQAINAFTFAKNKIVPKVSGAIGAAWTWLRTTGLQKGKQALGFLANQAVNAFDLGSGGGSGGGGGGGLQGKAASALSGVGAWLRNQGVSILRGALSFLVTQGANALSALQQAGRRVVSQAIAAISTYLRTQATTDVKNAFKAIGRGIRAVLVGLFNVGKGIGRIVRQGIGAIVSYLRNQAWSDLKGAAEFLFGAAVTAAKGLFALGKGIGQAIRTGMGAIFSYLRNQAWSDLKGAAEFLFGAAKVAAEALFNVGKGIGGVIKDFMGAIVSYLRTQAWSDLKGAAEFLFDAVMAAAEGLYQGLIGNSLIPEMFGEIASFIRNFNLFAPVDALLSSAWQRFDKFKTDAFNTVSNLLGEVVTAIQSWSLLQKVNSALKSVWLRFDKFKTDAVNTIKQTVSDILSAVSPRNLKSKLKSKIGGALDGAKEKFKSLYNDVVGNSIVPDMASDVVGVMDKMDMAGPAGREMGRAFDQFAWLQTNAKKRTDKLNRETLNNIKAMASATSSRAKSWVGSFVKPFGQAKDRVSGLFSDLHHMVVGGSIIPDMLSDLVAESKGSWAKQFVSPFVSAADQVADRLGRLRKQAARAAKDTAKQAKKAAAAASGGGGGSNVRKRAEWAGERYKTVRKGRLAGIPKPLAKQMRDVYKNQVKGKRSWASYVKRARNYGENARGKKGVWYEDTAVAKMASSGTVLSDGLIYAHKGEDVVPAKTSQPYSGGSRNSKKEVHYHQEKTILKLDAEETRKFMRGEAVDVVDEKESEKSESLNNANTDSTDDVSLF; the protein is encoded by the coding sequence ATGGCATTATTCGACAACTTAGAGTCATCTCTCAAACTCGACGCGAGTGACTACGTTCGCGAGGCCGACAAGGCCGAGCGGGCGAGCAAGGACGTCGCCGACGCGACCGAATCGATGGGCGACGCGGCGGGTAATTCTGCCGGCGGTGCCGACCGAGCGAAGCAAGCCGTCGGAGGTTTGGCGGCCGGTGCATCGGCACTCGCGGCGGGTGGTCTCGCGAAGTCCATCCAGGCGGCGACGAGCTTCGAGTCGTCGATGGCCGACGTCGAGAAGGTCACCAGCAAGGGTATCGCCGAGAAGCTGAAGGGGAATTTCCAGTCGCTTGCCGAGGAGATCCCGATCTCCCAGCAAGAGCTCGCCACGCTGGGCGAGCAGGCTGGGAAGTTCGGTGTCAAGGGCGCAAAGAACATCACGAAATTCGTCGAGACGGTCGGCCAGATCTCCTCGGCGACCGATCTCGCGGCTGGCGAGGCCGGGACTCGATTTGCGAAGATCGCTGGCGCGATCGGATTGCCGATGGGCCAGATCGGCAAGCTCGGCAACGCGACCAACTCGCTCGCGGACTCGATGAAGACGGACGCAGGCGAGATCACAGACACCGCAAACCGCGCGGGGATCACGCTCTCGAAGCGCCTGGGGCTCTCGAAACAGTCGGTCCTCGGATTGTCGGCCTCGATGAATGAGGTGTCCCCGAGCGCCCAGCTCGCGGCCTCAGGACTCAAACAGGCTGCCGAGGCACTCCTCGATCCGAAAAAGGTCGGGAAGATCGCCTCGGCGCTGGGGATGACGAAAAGCGAGTTCATCCAACTTCGCGATCAGAGCCCGCAGAAAGCGTTCGATCTCGTCTCGAAGGCGATGGCGAAGGGTGGCGACCGCGCCACCGCGCTCGCCAAAGCAGTTGGAAAGCGCCCTACGCGGGCGTTCTCGGCGCTCGGCCAACAGGTCGGCCGAACTCACCAAGCGATGAAGACGGCCAGCGGGCAGTTCAAGAACGGGACGTCGCTCGCCCGCGAGATGTCGATCCGGACCGGGACGGCTGCCGGGAAGTGGCAACTGTTTAAGAACAAACTCCAGAACGTCGCGATCACGACCGGCGACGCCCTCCTTCCGGTGTTGCTGCGGGTTCTCGACCCGATCTCGAACGCGATCAGTCTGTTCGGCGAGTGGAATTCGAAGCTCGGCGGCATCCCGGCGGTGGTCGCGCTCGTCGCGACGGCGATCGGCGGGCTGGCGGTCGCGGCAGGAGTGTTCATCGGCCCGCTGACGACTGGTGTCACGATGATGGGAGCGCTTGCCGGGGCGGCCTCGGCGCTGCTCTCACCGCTCGCGCTCATCGGAACCGCCCTCGGAGCGCTCCTCTCTCCGATCGGGATCGTTATCGCTGGCGTGGCGGCGCTCGGCGCGGCGTTCGCGACCGACTTCGGAGGGATCCGCACGATGGCGATGCAGCTCGTCGGCATCCTCCGAGGTCAGTTTCTCACGATCTGGACGCAGCTGAAGGCCACTATCCTCCCGATACTCTCACAGATCGCAGCGGCGTGGGACGGCCAGGGCTCGCGCGTCCAGTCCGTCGCGTCGACTCTTATCGAGAATATCGGCGGGAGGCTCGTCCCGATCATCCTCCGATTCGGGGCGATGGCTCGTCGCGCGATCGCGTCGGTGGCCTCTTTTTGGAATACACACGGGTCGACGATCCTCTCGATCGTCCGGCTCCTTTCGACGAACCTCTCGGAGATGCTGATTCAGGCGATGGCGGCCGTTTCGTCGGCTCTTCAGGGCGACTTCGTCCAGATGCGAGGGGCGTTTCAGGAGTTCAAAACGGCCGCACTGAACATCTGGAACGCGATCTGGCCCCGCTTGAAACAGGCGGCGATGGCCGGTCTGCGGATGGCCTGGAACTGGGTGAAGGGGCCGGGCGTCTCGCTGGCGAAGCAGGCACTATCTTTCCTCGCCACCGCGGCCGTCGCGGCGTTCAACTTCGGGAAACAGCATATCCTCCCGGCCGTTCAGTCGGCGCTGCGCTTTGCCTGGAACTGGGTGAAAGGACCAGGCGTTCAGCTCGCGAAGCAAGCCCTCTCGCTGCTGGCGAGGGGTGCGGTAGCGGCCTTCAAGTTTGGAAAGCAGAACTTGCTTCCCGTCGTTCAGCGAGCGATCCGCTTCGCTTGGAACTGGGTCAAAACGTCAGGGGTTTCGCTCGCAAAGCAAGCCCTCGCGTTCCTAGGCCGCCAGGCTATTGCGGCGTTCACCTTCGCGAAAGAGAACATCCTCCCGAAGGTACAGACAGCGCTCACCGCCGCGTGGACTTGGCTCCGTACGTCGGGCGTCCAGCTCGGCCGTCAGGCACTCACGTTCCTCGGAAACCAGGCGATAGCCGCCTTCACGTTCGCGAAAAACAAGATCGTCCCGAAGGTCTCGAAGGCGCTCGGTGCGGCATGGACGTGGCTACGAACGACAGGCCTCCAGAAGGGCAAGCAAGCCCTCATATTCCTCGGAAATCAGACGATAGCGGCGTTCTCGTTTGCGAAGAAGAAGATAGTTCCGAAGGTTTCGAAGGCGATCGGGGCCGGATGGCAGTGGCTTCGGACTAAAGGACTACAGAAGGGCAAACAAGCGCTGATTTTCCTCGGAAATCAGGCCATCAACGCGTTCACGTTCGCGAAAAACAAGATCGTCCCGAAAGTATCCGGGGCGATCGGTGCGGCATGGACCTGGCTCAGAACGACAGGTCTCCAGAAAGGTAAGCAAGCGCTCGGATTCCTCGCAAACCAAGCCGTCAACGCCTTCGACCTCGGCAGTGGTGGCGGTTCCGGCGGTGGTGGCGGTGGCGGTCTACAAGGCAAAGCCGCCTCGGCGCTCTCGGGCGTCGGAGCGTGGCTTCGGAATCAGGGCGTCTCGATCCTGAGAGGTGCGCTCTCGTTCCTCGTCACGCAGGGAGCGAACGCGCTCTCGGCGCTCCAGCAGGCCGGCCGCCGTGTCGTCTCGCAGGCCATCGCCGCGATCTCGACGTACCTCCGAACGCAGGCTACGACGGACGTCAAAAACGCGTTCAAGGCGATCGGCCGCGGGATTAGGGCCGTTCTGGTCGGTCTGTTCAACGTCGGAAAGGGGATCGGGAGGATCGTCAGGCAGGGGATCGGCGCGATCGTCTCCTACCTCCGAAATCAGGCATGGTCCGATCTCAAGGGAGCTGCCGAATTCCTGTTCGGCGCAGCAGTCACGGCCGCGAAGGGACTGTTCGCTCTCGGAAAAGGGATCGGACAAGCGATACGGACCGGTATGGGGGCGATTTTCAGTTACCTCCGAAATCAGGCATGGTCAGACCTGAAAGGGGCTGCCGAATTCCTGTTCGGTGCCGCGAAGGTCGCTGCCGAGGCTCTGTTCAACGTCGGAAAAGGGATCGGAGGGGTCATCAAGGACTTCATGGGGGCGATCGTCTCCTACCTCCGAACCCAAGCGTGGTCTGACCTGAAGGGGGCAGCGGAGTTCCTGTTCGATGCAGTGATGGCCGCCGCAGAGGGCCTCTACCAGGGCCTCATCGGGAATTCACTCATCCCCGAGATGTTCGGGGAGATCGCCTCGTTCATCCGGAACTTCAACCTGTTCGCACCGGTCGACGCGCTGCTCTCGTCGGCCTGGCAACGGTTTGATAAATTCAAAACGGACGCCTTCAACACCGTTTCGAACCTGCTCGGCGAGGTCGTCACGGCGATCCAGAGCTGGTCGCTGCTCCAGAAGGTCAACTCGGCGCTGAAATCCGTCTGGCTACGATTTGACAAGTTCAAAACGGATGCTGTCAACACGATCAAGCAGACCGTATCGGACATCCTGAGCGCTGTCTCGCCGAGGAACCTGAAAAGCAAGCTCAAGTCGAAGATCGGCGGCGCTCTCGATGGGGCGAAAGAGAAGTTCAAATCGCTCTACAACGACGTTGTCGGGAACTCGATCGTGCCAGATATGGCGAGCGATGTGGTCGGCGTCATGGACAAGATGGACATGGCTGGTCCGGCGGGCCGCGAGATGGGACGTGCGTTCGACCAGTTCGCCTGGTTGCAGACGAACGCGAAAAAGCGTACGGACAAGCTCAATCGCGAGACGCTGAACAACATCAAGGCGATGGCGTCGGCGACGTCCTCGCGAGCGAAGTCCTGGGTCGGATCGTTCGTGAAGCCCTTCGGGCAGGCAAAAGACCGCGTCTCGGGGCTGTTCTCCGACTTGCATCACATGGTGGTCGGGGGCTCGATCATCCCCGATATGCTCTCGGATCTGGTCGCCGAGTCGAAGGGCTCCTGGGCAAAGCAGTTCGTGAGCCCGTTCGTCTCCGCTGCGGATCAGGTGGCCGATCGCCTCGGAAGGCTTCGAAAGCAGGCAGCCCGAGCAGCGAAGGACACCGCGAAGCAGGCGAAGAAGGCCGCCGCTGCGGCCTCGGGCGGTGGTGGTGGCAGTAACGTCCGGAAGCGAGCCGAATGGGCTGGCGAGCGCTACAAAACAGTGCGGAAGGGCCGCCTCGCCGGCATCCCGAAGCCGCTCGCGAAGCAGATGCGAGACGTCTACAAGAACCAGGTCAAGGGCAAGCGTTCGTGGGCCTCGTACGTCAAGCGAGCGCGGAACTACGGCGAGAACGCCCGCGGCAAGAAGGGTGTTTGGTACGAGGACACCGCCGTCGCGAAGATGGCGTCCAGTGGGACAGTGCTCTCCGACGGCCTCATCTACGCCCACAAGGGTGAGGACGTCGTCCCGGCGAAGACCAGCCAGCCGTACTCCGGCGGTAGTAGAAACTCGAAGAAAGAGGTTCACTACCACCAGGAGAAGACGATCCTCAAACTCGACGCCGAGGAGACGCGGAAGTTCATGCGTGGCGAGGCGGTCGACGTCGTCGACGAGAAAGAGTCCGAGAAGTCGGAGAGTCTGAACAACGCGAATACGGACAGCACCGACGACGTTTCGCTGTTCTAA